The following are encoded in a window of Bacteroidales bacterium genomic DNA:
- a CDS encoding DUF1565 domain-containing protein has translation MRTLSYIRLISFFTIILLSAFPIKNHAQEILKQESETVRMYRQQLSRSISRMTGLGCDTLQMQRMLRELAGLKEGNAVNRTVLSAGTDIALQSAINEPGNYLNIPDTYQWYVSPDGNDNNPGTQQAPLKNIQTAIEQASSGDAIKIAPGKYTETLYINKNVYLFGSVECPQSVVIEPYTDYGGIEISYCSPEIHGITIIKATTGIYINSAYPFFSHLIITQSDGPALSAVGQYFSYVMCNSLIYENNAWDNPVMNHAPSGQNAAAYADICNVTITDNRGSVAIQSWGGFFTFYLLNNILYNTETIREISIQSMNHSAEVQYCLIRNKNEYYNISSLDGVIDNDPFFDIEDLSEGRYRLLNHSPCIDAGTPDFYDYSSPPGKGGSRSDMGAYGWESRMTNICRMAAPGDDFASAIEMGTYDGSFLYEDTRNIDLYTNQYPWPGEGPDVFYRFSTTVTMDIEINHCGSEAYDTYVALLSTTAGILHESHDPPATIPCNSGSGEQAGLLIRNLPAGTYYVLSKSFSTGNNDELTTTVRGSMPGDTYHTPIHTATVPYNKSFLYTDTRNTSLYSNAYNGQSTNDVFYRFTTSKAMNVEISHCGSGLDNTYLHLLNEAGTRIDYNDDYSGEGACNSSLHAYLKKTELPAGTYYVVSEGYSDNGEIMTRIKGTVKGDAFDYPFEAGTFDAPGTYRNTLNMGDFTNTYEGTSYNDVFYRFTLTTPMAVEISHVASVLTRLTLLRSGGEVYTYSTGGDNISQQPHLYINWLAAGTYYVVSEGTNGNGVIETKIEVDLPEPEVDPVCNHNYIQTIVPLQEFNAVPPETMPSASQHMITMEYFDGLGRPLQSVAVGASPDGSDIITPVAYDEFGRETVKYLPYKSPASDGQFRIDALAEQAYFYHRNGNGPADVAKDNYPYAVTVLEMSPLDKVIKQGNPGGDWHPDYGRTHRFWYNTNTWNDIQAWLVLEDGFYTPDDFYSEGTLYRTDMVDENNHLSYEYKDKQGRVVMTGRTKPDGQLS, from the coding sequence ATGAGAACTTTATCTTACATCCGTTTAATATCCTTTTTTACCATCATATTATTGAGTGCATTCCCGATAAAAAACCACGCACAAGAAATCTTAAAGCAAGAGAGTGAAACTGTCAGGATGTATCGCCAGCAGCTGTCCCGCAGCATTTCCCGCATGACGGGATTAGGCTGCGATACGTTACAGATGCAGCGGATGCTCCGCGAACTTGCCGGGTTGAAGGAAGGTAATGCCGTAAACCGTACGGTACTATCTGCCGGTACCGACATCGCCCTGCAATCCGCCATCAACGAACCCGGTAATTACCTGAATATCCCCGATACCTATCAATGGTACGTGTCGCCCGACGGCAACGACAATAACCCGGGGACCCAACAGGCACCCCTGAAGAACATACAAACAGCCATTGAACAGGCTTCGTCCGGCGACGCCATTAAAATAGCGCCGGGAAAATACACGGAAACGCTTTATATCAATAAGAACGTCTATCTGTTCGGCAGCGTGGAATGTCCGCAGTCCGTTGTAATAGAACCCTACACAGATTACGGCGGAATAGAAATATCGTATTGTTCCCCGGAAATACACGGGATAACCATTATAAAAGCCACCACCGGGATATATATCAACAGCGCTTACCCGTTTTTCTCACATCTCATCATTACCCAGAGCGATGGGCCTGCCTTGTCCGCCGTCGGTCAGTATTTCAGCTATGTCATGTGTAACTCGTTGATCTATGAGAATAACGCCTGGGATAATCCTGTGATGAACCATGCACCGAGCGGTCAGAATGCTGCAGCCTATGCTGATATCTGTAACGTAACCATTACCGATAACCGGGGTTCTGTCGCGATCCAGAGCTGGGGCGGTTTTTTTACCTTTTACCTGCTGAACAATATTTTATATAATACGGAGACGATCAGAGAAATCAGCATTCAATCCATGAATCATTCCGCAGAAGTGCAATATTGCCTGATCCGGAATAAAAACGAATATTATAATATTTCCTCACTAGACGGTGTGATTGATAACGATCCTTTTTTTGATATTGAAGATCTCTCTGAAGGAAGATATCGTTTATTAAACCATTCTCCTTGCATTGATGCAGGAACCCCCGATTTTTACGATTACAGCAGTCCCCCGGGCAAGGGCGGCAGCCGCAGCGACATGGGCGCCTACGGCTGGGAATCCAGGATGACGAATATCTGCCGGATGGCGGCGCCCGGTGATGACTTTGCATCGGCCATCGAAATGGGAACATACGACGGCAGTTTCCTGTATGAAGATACACGCAATATAGATCTTTATACCAATCAATATCCCTGGCCAGGAGAAGGTCCCGACGTCTTTTACCGTTTTTCTACTACCGTTACGATGGATATAGAGATCAACCATTGCGGTTCCGAAGCATATGACACCTATGTTGCCCTGCTGAGCACCACTGCAGGTATCCTGCACGAGAGCCACGATCCCCCGGCGACTATTCCCTGCAATTCCGGATCCGGGGAACAGGCCGGATTACTGATCCGTAACCTCCCTGCGGGCACCTATTATGTTTTATCCAAGAGCTTTTCGACAGGCAATAATGATGAACTGACCACTACCGTTCGGGGCTCAATGCCCGGGGATACCTACCATACGCCCATTCATACGGCAACGGTTCCGTACAACAAAAGTTTCCTGTATACCGATACCAGGAATACTTCCCTGTACAGCAACGCCTATAACGGGCAATCCACTAATGACGTTTTTTACCGGTTCACGACCTCAAAGGCGATGAATGTGGAGATCTCCCATTGCGGTTCCGGTCTGGACAATACTTATCTCCATCTGCTTAACGAAGCCGGCACCCGTATTGACTATAACGACGATTATTCAGGGGAAGGCGCCTGTAATTCTTCCCTGCATGCGTATTTGAAAAAAACGGAGCTGCCTGCCGGTACTTATTATGTAGTTTCCGAAGGATACAGCGATAACGGCGAAATAATGACCCGGATAAAAGGAACAGTGAAAGGCGACGCTTTCGACTATCCCTTCGAAGCGGGTACCTTCGACGCTCCGGGCACTTACCGTAATACGCTGAATATGGGCGATTTCACCAATACATACGAGGGAACATCCTATAACGATGTGTTTTACCGGTTCACGCTGACTACCCCGATGGCAGTGGAGATCAGTCATGTGGCTTCCGTATTGACCCGCCTTACCCTGTTGCGTTCCGGAGGGGAAGTATATACCTACAGTACCGGAGGGGATAATATTTCGCAGCAGCCCCACTTGTATATCAACTGGCTGGCTGCCGGCACTTATTACGTAGTATCCGAGGGAACCAACGGCAACGGGGTGATCGAAACAAAAATAGAGGTGGATCTTCCGGAACCCGAAGTGGATCCCGTATGTAACCACAACTATATCCAGACCATCGTACCCCTGCAGGAATTCAATGCCGTACCACCGGAAACGATGCCGTCTGCCTCACAGCACATGATCACTATGGAATATTTCGACGGGCTGGGGCGGCCCTTGCAGTCGGTAGCTGTGGGCGCCTCTCCTGACGGATCGGATATTATTACTCCTGTCGCCTATGACGAATTCGGCCGGGAAACCGTGAAATACCTGCCTTATAAGAGTCCGGCAAGCGACGGGCAATTCCGTATCGACGCCCTGGCGGAACAGGCTTATTTTTACCATAGGAACGGTAACGGTCCTGCCGATGTGGCCAAGGATAATTATCCCTACGCAGTAACGGTGCTGGAGATGTCGCCTCTGGACAAGGTAATTAAACAGGGGAACCCCGGCGGGGACTGGCATCCCGATTACGGACGCACCCACCGGTTCTGGTACAACACCAATACCTGGAACGACATACAGGCATGGCTGGTACTGGAAGATGGTTTTTATACGCCTGATGATTTTTATAGCGAGGGGACTCTTTACCGTACGGATATGGTGGACGAAAACAATCATCTTTCCTACGAATATAAGGATAAACAAGGACGGGTGGTGATGACCGGACGTACAAAGCCTGACGGACAACTGTC